In Phenylobacterium hankyongense, the sequence CGGCGAGCCGCTCGCGGACGTGCTGGTAGAGCTCGTGCTCGTGGCGGGCGATGGCGATCCGGTCGAGGCCGGAGAGCCAGTCGATGGCCGCGCCAAAGCCGATCGCCTCCAGGATCGGCGGCGTGCCGGCCTCGAAGCGGTGCGGCGGGTCGGCGTATGTGATGGTCTCCAGGCTCACCGCGCCGATCATCTCGCCGCCGCCCTGGTATGGGGGCAAGGCGGCCAGGCGCTCGCCCTTGCCGTAGAGGGCGCCGATACCGGTCGGGCCATAGAGCTTGTGGCCGGAGAAGACGTAGAAATCGACGTCCAGCGCCTTCACGTCCACCGGCTTGTGGGCGATGGCCTGGCAGCCGTCGAGCAGCACCAGGGCGCCGGCCTCATGCGCCATCCGCGTCAGGTCCATCACCGGGTTGATGGTCCCCAGCACGTTGGACATGTGCGACAGCGCCACCACCCGCGTGCGGGGCCCGAGCAGGCTCTGGAAGGCCTCCAGGTCCAGCTGGCCGTCATCGGTGACGGGCGTGAACTTCAGCACCACGCCGCGGCGCTCGCGCAGGAAGTGCCAGGGGACGATGTTGGCGTGGTGCTCCATCTCGGAGAGCAGGATCTCGTCGCCCTCGCCGAGGCTGGCGCCCAGGCCGGCGGCGACCAGGTTGATGGCCTCCGTGCCGCCCTTGGTGAACACCACCTCGTTGGGCTCCGCGCCGATGAAGGCCGCGACCTTCCTGCGGGCGCCCTCGAAGGCCTCGGTGGTCTCGTTGGCCAGGGTGTGCAGGCCGCGGTGCACGTTGGAGTACGAGTGCTCCATGGCGTGGGTCATGGCCTCGATCACCGCCCGTGGCTTCTGGGCCGAGGCGGCGCTGTCGAGGTAGACCAGCGGCTTGCCGTTCACCTGCCGCTTGAGGATCGGGAACTGTTCGCGGATCGCTTCGGCGTCGAAAGCCATGGTCAGCCCTTCAGCCTTTCCGCCACCCAGGCGCGGACCACCTCGCGGGCGGCCTCGTGCTCGATCCGGTCCACCACCTCGCCCACGAAGGCCGCGGTGAGCATCGACCGGGCTTCGGGCTCCGGAATGCCGCGCTGGCGGGCGTAGAACAGCGCCTCGTCGTCCAGGGCGCCCACGGTGTTGCCGTGCGCGCAGGCCACGTCGTCGGCGTAGATCTCCAGCTCCGGCTTGGCGTCCACCTCGGCGCGGTCGGAGAGGATCAGCGCATGGTGGCCCATGCGCGCGTCGGTGCGGTCGGCGCCCTCGGACACCACGATCCGGCCCTGGAAGACGCCGCGCGCCTGGTCGCGGACCACGCCCTTGGTCAATTGCACGGTGGCGCCGTCGGTCCCGGCGTGGGTGACCACCGTGGTCTGGTCGGCGTGGCGCTTGTCGGCCAGCAGGTAGACGCCGTTGAGGCGCAGGCTGGCCTCGCCGCCGGGATGGGCGACGCGGGTCTCGATCCGCTGGCGCCGCGCGCCGGAGGTCAGCACCGTCTGGGAGAAGCTCGCGCCGGGCGACAGGGTCACCTCGGCCTGGCTGACCGACACCGCCTCGGCGTCGTCCTGCGCCAGCACGATGCGCTCCACGACCGCGCCCTCGCCGAGGCTGATGGCCAGCGAGGTCTGCGAGAGGTAGCCGCCCTCGCCTTCGTAGCTCTCCAGCAGGCGCAGCCGGCCGCCGGCCGCCACGCTGATGCTCACCCGCGCCGCATGGGCGCCGGCGCCGCGCGCGACGATCCGCAGGGCGTGCTCGGCGCTCTCGCCGGGCCGGACCTCGATGCGGGCGTCGCCACGGCCGTTGGCGATGACCGTCTGCGGCGCCAGGCCATCGAACGGGCCGGCCGGCAGGCCTGCGGGATCGAGCAGGGCCGAGGCGTCCGGCAGCACGCGGACCAGGCCGCGCAGGTCGGTCCAGCGCCAGTCCTCGTCGCGCTTGCCCGGCAGCTCGGCGACGTCGCCGGTCTTGATGGCGGAGGCGAGACTCAAGCGGCCCTCGCGTAGCGGTCGTAGCCTTCGCGCTCCAGCTCGTGGGCCAGTTCCGGCCCGCCGGAGGCGACGATCCGGCCGGCGGCCAGCACATGGACGCGGTCGGGTTTGATGTAGTCGAGCAGGCGCTGGTAATGGGTGATCACCAGCATCGAGCGGTCCGGCGCGCGCAGCGCGTTCACGCCGTCGGCGACGATCCGCAGGGCGTCGATATCGAGCCCGGAATCGGTCTCGTCGAGGATCAGGAAGCGCGGCGAAAGCATCGCCATTTGAAGGATTTCCATCCGCTTCTTCTCACCGCCGGAGAAGCCGACGTTGAGCGCGCGCTTGAGCATCTCGAAGTCGATCTTCAGCGCCGCCGCCTTCTCGCGGGCGAGCTTGAGGAAGGCCGGGGCGGCGATCTCGTCCTCGCCGCGGGCCCGGCGCTGGGCGTTGAGCGCGGTGCGGATGAAGGTCAGCGCCGGCACACCGGGGATCTCCAGCGGATACTGGAACGACAGGAAGACGCCGCGGGCGGCGCGCTCGTCGGGCGCCAGCGCCAGCAGGTCCTCACCGTCGAGGGTGGCGGAACCCTCGGTGACCTCATAGCCGGAACGGCCGGTGAGCACGTACGACAGCGTCGACTTGCCCGCCCCGTTCGGGCCCATGATGGCGTGCACCTCGCCGGACGGGACCTCCAGGGTCAGGCCCTTGAGGATCTCCTTGCCGTCGACGGCGGCGTGCAGGTTCTCGATCTTCAGCATGTCTAGCGGGTCTCGTCGGCGAGGAATTTGGCGAGCGCGGCGAGCGCCTCTTCGACGGTCTCCGCGCTCTCCTGCTTGCGGGGGGCGGCGGAGCCGGTGAGCGTCGAGCGCTTGTCGGCGGCGGTGACGCTGGCCTTGCCCGCCTCGAAATAGGCCGCCAGGCGGTAGTCCTGGTGGTCGAGGGAGACCGTGTAGCGGCGGCGGTCGACGGTCAGCTTGTGGCTGGCCAGGAACTCCGGATCGGCGGCCAGGGCGTCGTAGAGGCGCTCGGCGCTCGCCAGGTCCTCCTCCTGCTGCCGGCGCTCGGCCTCGGCGCGGGAGCGGCGCTCCAGCTCGCGGCGGGCGTGCTCGACCTCGAACGCGTCCTTGAGCGACAGGCGGGTGGTCTCGTTCTTCTTCGTCTTCGACGTCATCCGACGCTCCCCTCCAGCGAAATGGCGACCAGCTTCTGGGCTTCCACGGCGAATTCCATCGGCAGCTCCTGCAACACGTCCTTGACGAAGCCGTTGACCAGCAGCTGCACCGCCTCCTCCTGGCTGAGGCCGCGCTGCATCACATAGAACAGCTGGTCCTCGGAAAGCCGGGTGGTGGTGGCCTCGTGCTCGAACTTCGCCTGGCCGTTGCGGGCCTCGATATAGGGCACCGTGTGGGCCGCGCAGTGCTTGCCGATGAGCAAGGAGTCGCACTGGGTGAAGTTGCGCGCGCCCTTGGCCTTGGGGTGGGCCGAGACAAGGCCGCGGTAGGTGTTCGAGCTCTTCCCGGCGCTGATGCCCTTGGAGATGATCCGCGAGCGGGTGTCGCGGCCCAGGTGGATCATCTTGGTGCCGGTGTCGGCCTGCTGGCGGCCGTTGGTGATGGCGATCGAGTAGAACTCGCCCGAGCTGCCGTCGCCGCGCAGGATGCAGGACGGGTACTTCCAGGTGATCGAGGAGCCCGTCTCCACCTGGGTCCAGGAGACCTTGGAGCGGTCGCCGCGGCAGTCGGCGCGCTTGGTGACGAAGTTGTAGATGCCGCCCTTGCCGGTCTCCGGATCGCCCGGGTACCAGTTCTGGACGGTGGAATATTTGATCTCGGCGTCGTCCAGCGCGACCAGCTCGACCACGGCGGCGTGCAGCTGGTTCTCATCGCGCATCGGTGCGGTGCAGCCTTCCAGGTAGGAGACGTAGGACCCCTTGTCGGCGATGATCAGGGTGCGCTCGAACTGGCCGGAATTCTCCGCATTGATGCGGAAATAGGTGGAGAGCTCCATCGGGCAGCGGACGCCCGGCGGGATGTAGACGAAGCTGCCGTCGGAGAAGACCGCCGCGTTCAGGCAGGCGAAGTAGTTGTCGCTGACCGGCACCACCGAGCCCAGGTACTGGCGCACCAGCTCGCCGTGCTCGCGGATCGCCTCGCTCATGGAACAGAAGATCACCCCGGCCTCGGCCAGCTCCTTCTTGAAGGTGGTGACCACCGAGACGCTGTCGAACACCGCGTCCACGGCGTAGCGCGGCGCGCCCTCGACGCCCGCCAGCACCTCCTGCTCGCGCAGCGGAATGCCCAGCTTCTTGTAGGTCTCCAGCAGGTCCGGATCGACCTCGTCGAGGCTCTTGGGTCCGACCTTCTGCCTGGGCGCGGCGTAGTAGTAGCTGTCCTGGTAGTCGATGCGCGGGAAGCTGACCTTGGCCCAGGAGGGCTCGTCCATCGCCAACCAGCGCTCGAAGGCGTCCAGCCGCCACTGCAGCATCCATTCCGGCTCGTCCTTCTTGGCCGAGATGAAGCGGACGATGTCGGCGTTCAGGCCCTTCGGGGCGAAGTCCTGCTCGATGTCGGTGACGAAGCCGTGCTTGTACTTCTCAAGGCTCTCGACGTGTTCGACGGTCTGACGGACGGCGGCCATTACGCTTCAACTCCTGCAGCCGCGGGCGCCCGGCGGCGCGTGGCGTGCCGCTCATGGGCTTCGAACCAGGCGTCTGCGAACCTGTTCCAGTCATTTGACGATGTGTTCCAGCCGCCGCTGACGCGGATCGCGCAGCCGGCCAGGTCGCCCTGCCCCATGGCCGCCAGCACCGGCGAGGTCTTGACCTTGCCGGACGAGCAGGCCGAGCCCGCGCTGACCATCACCCCGGCGAGATCCAGCGCCATGACCTGCAGGTCGGAGCCGAAGCCGGGGGCGGCGATGCTGAGGGTGTTGGCGAGCCGGGGGGCGGCCTCGCCCATCACCGCGCAGCCGGCGGCCTTCAGCCGTTCGGCCGCGGCGTCGCGCCAGGCGGCGTTCGCCTGGAAGGCGTCGAGGTCGCGCAGCGCCGCCTTCGCGGCCGCTCCGAAGCCGGCGATGCCCGGGACATTCTCGGTGCCGCCGCGGCGGCCGCGCTCCTGGCCGCCGCCGTGCTGGCGGCGGGAGAGCGTGGCGCGGGGGCCGAAGGTGAGCGCGCCGATCCCTTGCGGACCGCCGATCTTGTGGGCCGAGACGCTGAGGGTGTCGGCGCCCAGGGCGCGGCTGTCGACGGCGATCTTGCCGGCCGCCTGGATGGCGTCGACGTGCAGCCAGCCGTCGGCGGCGCGGACGATCTCGGCGGCCGCAGCGACCGGCTGGATCACGCCGGTCTCGTTGTTGGCCAGCATCAGGGCGACGAAGGGTTTCCCGTCGGCGGCGTCCCAGGCGGCCAGGCGGCTCCGCAGCCAGTCGAAGTCGGCGACGCCGTCGGCGGTGACCGGCAGCACCTCGACCGGGACGCCCATCACCCGCGAGGTCTCCTGGATGCTGTCGTGCTCCAGCGCCGAGACGATCAGGCGCCGCGCGCCTGCCGCCACCGCGCTCTCGATGACCAGGGCGTTGGCCTCGGTGCCGCCGGAGGTGAACACCACCGTCGAGGCCGGCGCGGCGATCAGGGCCGCGACGTCGGCCCTCGCCTGCTCGACGATGGCCCGCGCGGCGCGTCCGGCCGAGTGGATGGACGAGGGATTGCCGCCGACCTCCAGCGCATGCGCGATGGCCGCGCAGGCTTCCGGCCGCACCGGGGCGGTGGCGTTGTAGTCGAGATAGACGGGGGTGCTCATGCGGCCTGCCGGGCTGCGCCGAGGCGGCCGGTGACCACGTCGGCCAGGCTGACGGAGGACAGGTAGTCTTCGATGCGGTCGCCGAGGTCGGCCCACAGGTCGTGGGTGAGGCAGCGCTCGCCCTTCAGCATGCAGCCCTTGCCCTGGCTGGCGCAGCGGGTGGCGCGCAGCGGCTCGTCGACGGCGTGGACGATCTCGGCGATGGTGGTCTCGTCGGCGGTGCGGGCCAGGCGATAGCCCCCGCCGGGGCCGCGGGCGCTCTTCACCAGCCCCTTGCGGCGCAGGCGCGCGAAGAGCTGTTCGAGATAGGACAGCGAAATCTCCTGCCGCGCAGCGATCTCGGCCAGCGCGACGGCGCGCTCGGCGCCCGATTCGCGGCGCGCGAGGTCCGCCATCGCCATCACGGCGTATCGGCCTTTGGTGGAGAGGCGCATGGCTTTGACCCAATGCAGTTTTCGCGCGCATCCGGGCCCGCCTGTGCTACAAGCCGCCGCCTTGCGCAGGGCTCATGGCCCGGTCCGGCCGGATGGCTGCGACTTAGGAAGACCAAGCGCAGTAGTCAAGTATTCGGCCTGAGGCTGTTGAGAGGGTTCGCATGCCAGAAGTGGTTCTGACCGGCGCGGCCGGGCGGATCGAAGGCCGCTACACGCAGGGCAAGAGCGAGACGGCTCCCGTCGCGCTGATCCTGCATCCGCACCCCAAGGCGGGCGGCCAGATGAACAATCCGGTCACGGTGCAGCTCTTCCACCTGTTCATGAAGCGGGGCTTCTCGGTCCTGCGCTTCAACTTCCGCGGCGTCGGCCGCAGCCAGGGCGAGTTCGACTCCGGCATCGGCGAGCTGGCCGACGCGGCGACCGCGCTGGACTGGCTGCAGTCCACCAACCCGGCGGCGTCGCAGTGCTGGGTGGCCGGCTATTCCTTCGGCGCCTGGGTCGGCATGCAGCTCCTGATGCGGCGTCCGGAGACCGACGGCTTCATCTCGGTGTCGCCGCCGACCAACGCCTACGACTTCTCCTTCCTGGCGCCCTGCCCGGCCTCCGGCCTGATCCTGCACGGCGGCAGCGACAGCGTGGTGCCGCCGGTCGAGGTGGAGCGCGTGGTCTCCAAGCTGCGCACGCAGAAGGGCATCGTCATCGACTACGAGGTGATCGAGGGCGCCAGCCACTTCTGGGTCGAGAACCTGCCCGACGTCGAGGGCCGCGTCGGAACCTATCTCGACAAGCGCCTGGCCGCCGAGCCGGCCTGACGCGACCATGACGGCGCCGGACGACGCGATCCGCGCCCGCCGGCGGCTGACCAACAAGCTGATCGCGGCCCACGAGGCCGCGCGGCTGAGGCCGTTCTTCGCGCTGGACATCAAGCTGATCGCCGGCGACGGGGCGCTGATCCTCGGCGTCGACGCGGTGGTGGAGGCGTTCGCCGGCCAGTTCGCCGACCCGGCCTTCGTCACCTATGTGCGGACCACCGCGAGCGTCGAGCTCGACCAGGCCGGCGAGCGCGCCGCCGAGCAGGGCCGCTGGGTCGCCGACTGGACCGGCGTGGCGATGTCCGGGACCTACCTCGCGGTCTGGCGCAAGGTCACCGGCCAGTGGGTGATCGAGAGCGAGCTCTACGTGACCCTGGCCGGCTAGGGCTTCGCCGCCGGCGCCTTCACCAGCTTGCCGCCCTTGATGACGCCGGCGACGTGGGTCAGCACGCCGACGTCGGCCAGCGGGTCGCCGGCGACCGCGATCATGTCGCCGTAGTGGCCGGGGCTGAGCGCGCCGGCGTCGGCGCTGGCCCGTAGCAGGGCCGCAGCCGTGGTGGTGGCCGACTGGATCGCCTGCATCGGCGTCATGCCCCAGCGGACCATGTAGGCGAACTGCCGCGCGCCCAGGCCGTGCGGATAGACCCCGGCGTCGGTGCCGAAGCTCAGCTTCACGCCGGCCTTCACCGCCTTGCGGAAGCCCTCGCGCTGCAACTCGGTGGTGTCGCGGTTCTTGCGCAGATATTCGGCCGGCCAGCCCTCCTTGGTCCCGACCTCGTCGATCCAGTCGCCGTCGTAGATGTCCATGTCCAGCCAGACGCCCCGGGCCTTGGCGAGCGCGATGCCTTCGTCATCGATCAGCGAGGCGTGCTCGATCGAGCGCGCCCCGGCGCGGATCGCCGCCTTGACGCCCGCCGCGCCGTGGGCGTGGGCGATGCAGTAGCTGCCGTGCAGGACGGCCTCGTCGCAGGCGGCCTTCATCTCCGCCTCGGTGAGCTCCAGCTGGCCGGGCTCGCTGCCCATGGCCAGCACCGCTCCGGTGGCGATCAGCTTGATGAAGTCGGCGCCGTGCTGGAACAGGTAGCGCACCCGCTCGCGGGCCTCGTCGGGGCTGCGC encodes:
- a CDS encoding aminotransferase class V-fold PLP-dependent enzyme — protein: MAFDAEAIREQFPILKRQVNGKPLVYLDSAASAQKPRAVIEAMTHAMEHSYSNVHRGLHTLANETTEAFEGARRKVAAFIGAEPNEVVFTKGGTEAINLVAAGLGASLGEGDEILLSEMEHHANIVPWHFLRERRGVVLKFTPVTDDGQLDLEAFQSLLGPRTRVVALSHMSNVLGTINPVMDLTRMAHEAGALVLLDGCQAIAHKPVDVKALDVDFYVFSGHKLYGPTGIGALYGKGERLAALPPYQGGGEMIGAVSLETITYADPPHRFEAGTPPILEAIGFGAAIDWLSGLDRIAIARHEHELYQHVRERLAGANWLRVLGEAPDKGAILSFTVDGAHAHDVAQILDRYGVAVRAGTHCAEPLMKRFGVTSSARASFALYNTHDEADAFVDALTKTQAFFA
- the sufD gene encoding Fe-S cluster assembly protein SufD, with the translated sequence MSLASAIKTGDVAELPGKRDEDWRWTDLRGLVRVLPDASALLDPAGLPAGPFDGLAPQTVIANGRGDARIEVRPGESAEHALRIVARGAGAHAARVSISVAAGGRLRLLESYEGEGGYLSQTSLAISLGEGAVVERIVLAQDDAEAVSVSQAEVTLSPGASFSQTVLTSGARRQRIETRVAHPGGEASLRLNGVYLLADKRHADQTTVVTHAGTDGATVQLTKGVVRDQARGVFQGRIVVSEGADRTDARMGHHALILSDRAEVDAKPELEIYADDVACAHGNTVGALDDEALFYARQRGIPEPEARSMLTAAFVGEVVDRIEHEAAREVVRAWVAERLKG
- the sufC gene encoding Fe-S cluster assembly ATPase SufC — translated: MLKIENLHAAVDGKEILKGLTLEVPSGEVHAIMGPNGAGKSTLSYVLTGRSGYEVTEGSATLDGEDLLALAPDERAARGVFLSFQYPLEIPGVPALTFIRTALNAQRRARGEDEIAAPAFLKLAREKAAALKIDFEMLKRALNVGFSGGEKKRMEILQMAMLSPRFLILDETDSGLDIDALRIVADGVNALRAPDRSMLVITHYQRLLDYIKPDRVHVLAAGRIVASGGPELAHELEREGYDRYARAA
- the sufB gene encoding Fe-S cluster assembly protein SufB, producing the protein MAAVRQTVEHVESLEKYKHGFVTDIEQDFAPKGLNADIVRFISAKKDEPEWMLQWRLDAFERWLAMDEPSWAKVSFPRIDYQDSYYYAAPRQKVGPKSLDEVDPDLLETYKKLGIPLREQEVLAGVEGAPRYAVDAVFDSVSVVTTFKKELAEAGVIFCSMSEAIREHGELVRQYLGSVVPVSDNYFACLNAAVFSDGSFVYIPPGVRCPMELSTYFRINAENSGQFERTLIIADKGSYVSYLEGCTAPMRDENQLHAAVVELVALDDAEIKYSTVQNWYPGDPETGKGGIYNFVTKRADCRGDRSKVSWTQVETGSSITWKYPSCILRGDGSSGEFYSIAITNGRQQADTGTKMIHLGRDTRSRIISKGISAGKSSNTYRGLVSAHPKAKGARNFTQCDSLLIGKHCAAHTVPYIEARNGQAKFEHEATTTRLSEDQLFYVMQRGLSQEEAVQLLVNGFVKDVLQELPMEFAVEAQKLVAISLEGSVG
- a CDS encoding cysteine desulfurase family protein, whose protein sequence is MSTPVYLDYNATAPVRPEACAAIAHALEVGGNPSSIHSAGRAARAIVEQARADVAALIAAPASTVVFTSGGTEANALVIESAVAAGARRLIVSALEHDSIQETSRVMGVPVEVLPVTADGVADFDWLRSRLAAWDAADGKPFVALMLANNETGVIQPVAAAAEIVRAADGWLHVDAIQAAGKIAVDSRALGADTLSVSAHKIGGPQGIGALTFGPRATLSRRQHGGGQERGRRGGTENVPGIAGFGAAAKAALRDLDAFQANAAWRDAAAERLKAAGCAVMGEAAPRLANTLSIAAPGFGSDLQVMALDLAGVMVSAGSACSSGKVKTSPVLAAMGQGDLAGCAIRVSGGWNTSSNDWNRFADAWFEAHERHATRRRAPAAAGVEA
- a CDS encoding Rrf2 family transcriptional regulator yields the protein MRLSTKGRYAVMAMADLARRESGAERAVALAEIAARQEISLSYLEQLFARLRRKGLVKSARGPGGGYRLARTADETTIAEIVHAVDEPLRATRCASQGKGCMLKGERCLTHDLWADLGDRIEDYLSSVSLADVVTGRLGAARQAA
- a CDS encoding alpha/beta hydrolase, giving the protein MPEVVLTGAAGRIEGRYTQGKSETAPVALILHPHPKAGGQMNNPVTVQLFHLFMKRGFSVLRFNFRGVGRSQGEFDSGIGELADAATALDWLQSTNPAASQCWVAGYSFGAWVGMQLLMRRPETDGFISVSPPTNAYDFSFLAPCPASGLILHGGSDSVVPPVEVERVVSKLRTQKGIVIDYEVIEGASHFWVENLPDVEGRVGTYLDKRLAAEPA
- a CDS encoding YybH family protein, with the protein product MTAPDDAIRARRRLTNKLIAAHEAARLRPFFALDIKLIAGDGALILGVDAVVEAFAGQFADPAFVTYVRTTASVELDQAGERAAEQGRWVADWTGVAMSGTYLAVWRKVTGQWVIESELYVTLAG
- a CDS encoding metal-dependent hydrolase family protein — its product is MKSWGLALAALLAATGAHAEVVYVHAGRLVDPERGVVETDRLIKVVDGRVAAVTAWAPPAADGRVIDWSGYTVLPGLIDMHTHVADGFAEGNDPTEPLKHSAAETVLKGAATARVMLDAGFTSVRDVGVYRGLNDVALKNAIAAGWVEGPRMTVAGAYITVPGGGGAVTGASPDVAIPADFRLGEVRSPDEARERVRYLFQHGADFIKLIATGAVLAMGSEPGQLELTEAEMKAACDEAVLHGSYCIAHAHGAAGVKAAIRAGARSIEHASLIDDEGIALAKARGVWLDMDIYDGDWIDEVGTKEGWPAEYLRKNRDTTELQREGFRKAVKAGVKLSFGTDAGVYPHGLGARQFAYMVRWGMTPMQAIQSATTTAAALLRASADAGALSPGHYGDMIAVAGDPLADVGVLTHVAGVIKGGKLVKAPAAKP